From Cricetulus griseus strain 17A/GY chromosome 1 unlocalized genomic scaffold, alternate assembly CriGri-PICRH-1.0 chr1_0, whole genome shotgun sequence, a single genomic window includes:
- the LOC113832508 gene encoding zinc finger protein 120-like, whose protein sequence is MDLMTYDDVHVNFTWDEWDLLDPSQKNLYKEVMLDTYRNLIDIGYNWEENNIEEPNKISTQHERDEKIHTEEEPSQRIQCGKAFARHSYLQMHERTHTGEKPYKCNECHKAFSRRCSLQVHKRTHTGEKPYKCNECDKAFSQYCSLQVQIFQPPRGHRRAKDKVSHGSSRGLPALSQRLGTTSCRRLWRLDKMAAGAADSLPPRDPCYRNSSCGLVPPSERGPACGAHNGGDRWAFGPLGMQHAVDLGMKRLPPRFYSGNET, encoded by the exons atggatttaa TGACCTATGATGATGTGCATGTAAATTTCACTTGGGATGAGTGGGATTTGCTTGACCCCtcccagaagaatctctacaaagaagTGATGCTGGATACCTACAGAAACCTCATTGATATAG GCTACAATtgggaagaaaataatattgaagAACCTAATAAAATTTCTACACAAcatgaaag GGATGAAAAAATTCATACTGAAGAAGAGCCCTCTCAGCGCATTCAGTGTGGCAAAGCCTTTGCACGTCACAGTTATCTACAAAT GcatgaaagaacacatactggagagaaaccctacaaatgtaatGAATGTCATAAAGCTTTTTCAAGACGCTGTAGTCTACaagtacataaaagaacacacactggagaaaaaccctacaAATGTAATGAATGTGATAAAGCCTTTTCACAATACTGTAGTCTACaa gtGCAGATTTTTCAGCCGCCCAGAGGGCATAGACGAGCTAAGGACAAAGTCAGCCATGGCAGCAGCCGAGGTCTGCCGGCCCTCAGCCAGCGGCTTGGTACCACCTCATGCAGGCGTCTGTGgcggctagacaaaatggctgccgGGGCGGCGGACAGCCTGCCTCCACGTG ACCCGTGCTACCGGAACAGCTCATGTGGCCTAGTCCCACCCAGCGAGCGTGGACCTGCCTGCGGAGCCCATAACGGCGGGGACCGCTGGGCCTTTGGGCCCTTGGGGATGCAGCATGCCGTTGACTTGGGAATGAAGCGCCTGCCTCCTCGCTTTTATAGCGGCAATGAGACATGA